Proteins from a genomic interval of Nocardioides jishulii:
- a CDS encoding FtsB family cell division protein, with protein sequence MSSRGESASESTGSGPGRSSAAARGPRTVASRPPQPPGTRFTSRAAILLLVVLVLGVSYASSLRAYLDQRATIESTKAEIAQSEKAIAELEREKRRWSDDAYVKAQARQHLGYLMPGETGYQVLDENGEPLDSVAALADPDEVIKEEPVAWWETVWTSVELAGNPPPARPTAPKVIDGVKKNEQEKQ encoded by the coding sequence GTGTCGTCTCGCGGCGAGTCCGCCAGCGAGTCCACCGGCAGCGGTCCCGGGCGCAGCTCCGCCGCGGCTCGCGGACCGCGTACGGTGGCCAGCCGGCCGCCGCAGCCGCCGGGCACCCGCTTCACCAGCCGGGCGGCGATCCTGCTGCTCGTGGTGCTGGTCCTCGGCGTCTCGTACGCCTCCTCCCTGCGCGCCTACCTCGACCAGCGCGCCACGATCGAGAGCACGAAGGCCGAGATCGCGCAGTCGGAGAAGGCGATCGCCGAGCTGGAGCGCGAGAAGCGCCGCTGGTCCGACGACGCCTACGTGAAGGCCCAGGCCCGCCAGCACCTCGGCTACCTGATGCCGGGCGAGACCGGCTACCAGGTGCTCGACGAGAACGGGGAGCCGCTCGACAGCGTCGCGGCGCTCGCCGATCCCGACGAGGTCATCAAGGAGGAGCCGGTGGCGTGGTGGGAGACTGTGTGGACCTCGGTCGAGCTGGCGGGCAACCCGCCCCCGGCCCGGCCCACCGCCCCGAAGGTCATCGACGGCGTGAAGAAGAACGAGCAGGAGAAGCAGTGA
- a CDS encoding DUF501 domain-containing protein, whose protein sequence is MIEQADVEAIEQQLGRTPRGIAEVGHRCPCGNPDVVTTEPRLPGGTPFPTTYYLTCPKAASKIGTLEGSGLMKEMQERLGADPELAAAYRRAHERYLAARAEIGAAAGLDVPEIEGISAGGMPDRVKCLHVLAGQSLAQGRGVNPLGDEVLDLLGEWWADGPCVGSCDADAPAQE, encoded by the coding sequence GTGATCGAGCAGGCCGACGTCGAGGCGATCGAGCAACAGCTGGGCCGTACGCCCCGCGGGATCGCCGAGGTGGGCCACCGCTGCCCCTGCGGCAACCCCGACGTGGTGACCACCGAGCCGCGTCTGCCAGGAGGCACGCCGTTCCCCACGACCTACTACCTGACGTGCCCCAAGGCCGCCTCGAAGATCGGGACGCTGGAGGGGAGTGGCCTGATGAAGGAGATGCAGGAGCGCCTGGGCGCCGACCCGGAGCTGGCGGCCGCCTACCGGCGGGCCCACGAGCGCTACCTCGCGGCGCGGGCCGAGATCGGCGCCGCGGCCGGGCTCGACGTGCCCGAGATCGAGGGGATCTCCGCCGGCGGCATGCCCGACCGCGTGAAGTGCCTGCACGTGCTCGCCGGCCAGTCGCTGGCCCAGGGACGTGGCGTCAACCCGCTGGGCGACGAGGTCCTCGACCTGCTGGGCGAGTGGTGGGCCGACGGCCCCTGCGTCGGGTCGTGTGACGCCGACGCTCCCGCCCAGGAGTGA
- a CDS encoding Ppx/GppA phosphatase family protein yields the protein MTRWRPSPAIDCGTNTIKLLIGDLPQVAVRQTRMVRLGQGVDATGELHPDALERAFAALDEYAVLIAEHGVTPDRIRFCATSATRDASNAAVFAEGVQARLGVRPEVIPGAEEAQLAYSGAIRGLAGEVAHPVLVIDIGGGSTELILGDADGPVAAHSADIGSVRLAERHLHSDPSAPDEVAACVADIEAALDAAEAAGVDISAATTVVGIAGTCTTIAAGVLMLPAYDADAVDHAVLPVASAREFCADLVAATTAERRALPFMHPGRADVIDAGALIMDRILARVSVDTWTVSEADILEGIAWSVHRRVG from the coding sequence GTGACGCGGTGGCGACCATCGCCCGCCATCGACTGCGGCACCAACACGATCAAGCTGCTGATCGGCGACCTGCCGCAGGTGGCCGTGCGCCAGACCCGCATGGTCCGCCTGGGTCAGGGCGTCGACGCCACCGGCGAGCTGCACCCGGACGCCCTGGAGCGCGCCTTCGCGGCGCTCGACGAGTACGCGGTGCTCATCGCCGAGCACGGGGTCACTCCCGACCGCATCCGCTTCTGCGCCACCTCCGCGACCCGGGACGCCTCCAACGCAGCGGTCTTCGCGGAGGGCGTCCAGGCCCGGCTCGGTGTCCGTCCCGAGGTCATCCCGGGGGCGGAGGAGGCGCAGCTGGCCTACTCCGGCGCCATCCGCGGGCTGGCCGGCGAGGTCGCCCACCCCGTGCTGGTCATCGACATCGGTGGCGGCTCCACCGAGCTGATCCTCGGCGACGCCGACGGCCCGGTGGCCGCGCACTCGGCCGACATCGGCTCGGTGCGTCTGGCTGAGCGTCACCTGCACTCCGACCCGTCCGCGCCGGACGAGGTCGCCGCCTGCGTGGCCGACATCGAGGCGGCCCTCGACGCTGCCGAGGCAGCCGGCGTCGACATCTCCGCGGCCACCACCGTGGTCGGCATCGCGGGCACCTGCACCACGATCGCAGCGGGCGTGCTGATGCTTCCGGCGTACGACGCCGACGCGGTCGACCACGCCGTCCTCCCGGTGGCCTCCGCGCGGGAGTTCTGCGCCGACCTGGTGGCCGCCACGACGGCCGAGCGGCGGGCGCTGCCCTTCATGCACCCGGGTCGCGCCGACGTGATCGACGCCGGCGCGCTGATCATGGACCGGATCCTGGCGCGGGTGAGCGTGGACACCTGGACGGTGTCGGAGGCGGACATCCTCGAGGGAATTGCCTGGTCGGTCCACCGACGAGTGGGTTGA
- a CDS encoding uracil-DNA glycosylase: MSVPLPHPLTGELFESPVPPGTGWPEDPASADTPVARSAEDVRRLAATAGLAEVEAQVSVCAACPRLVAWRETVAQEKRTSFADQPYWGRPIPGWGDPEARILIVGLAPAANGGNRTGRVFTGDPSGDWLFASLHRVGLAAQATSVHAGDGQRLAGARMVARVRCAPPQNKPTPAERDACAPWIDREIALLRPTVRVVVALGAYGWGGALDALAGGGVSLPRPRPSFGHGHEVELDGITLIGCFHPSPHNTFTRRLTPQMTDEVFLRARELAGIPAET, from the coding sequence GTGAGCGTCCCGTTGCCGCACCCCCTCACGGGTGAACTCTTCGAGTCGCCGGTCCCGCCGGGCACCGGGTGGCCGGAGGATCCTGCGTCGGCCGACACGCCGGTCGCCCGTTCGGCCGAGGACGTACGCCGCCTGGCCGCGACGGCTGGCCTGGCCGAGGTCGAGGCACAGGTGAGCGTCTGCGCCGCCTGCCCGCGGCTCGTCGCGTGGCGCGAGACGGTGGCGCAGGAGAAGCGGACGTCCTTCGCCGACCAGCCCTACTGGGGGCGGCCGATCCCGGGCTGGGGCGACCCGGAGGCGCGGATCCTCATCGTGGGTCTGGCGCCCGCCGCCAACGGCGGCAACCGGACCGGGCGGGTCTTCACCGGCGACCCGAGTGGCGACTGGCTCTTCGCCAGCCTGCACCGGGTGGGCCTGGCGGCGCAGGCGACGTCGGTGCATGCCGGCGACGGTCAGCGCCTGGCGGGAGCGCGGATGGTGGCGCGGGTGCGGTGCGCGCCGCCGCAGAACAAGCCGACGCCGGCAGAGCGCGACGCCTGTGCACCGTGGATCGACCGGGAGATCGCCCTGCTGCGTCCCACGGTGCGGGTCGTCGTGGCGCTCGGGGCCTACGGATGGGGTGGTGCTCTCGACGCCCTGGCGGGAGGCGGGGTGTCGCTGCCGAGGCCGCGCCCCAGCTTCGGTCACGGACACGAGGTCGAGCTGGACGGCATCACCCTGATCGGTTGCTTCCATCCCTCGCCACACAACACCTTCACGCGCCGGCTGACCCCGCAGATGACCGACGAGGTGTTCCTCCGGGCCCGCGAGCTGGCCGGGATCCCCGCAGAGACATGA